The Candidatus Deferrimicrobium sp. nucleotide sequence ATAGTAGTCCGAGCCCAGCCGGAACTCGTTCGCCCTGGCGACGGAGACCCCCTCCTTGATGAGGGCGTCGACGAGGTGGAAAAGGATCGGATCGTTGATGACCTCGGCCATCGTCTTTCCGGTAACGGCGCAGATCGGGTTCATGCAGGCGTTCAGGACCGCCTTGCGCCAGACCATGTGCTGGATCTGGTCGGTGCGCCGGGTGTCGAGCCCGCAGGCGGTGAAGACCTCGGAGATCCCGGCGGCGGCGGCCATCGACCGGGGGTCGAGCTCCTGTATGAGGTGGGGACGATGGTGGAAGGCGATCCGGACGTGGGCCGGCCCCACCGGGACGCAGCCGAGATTGACGACGGCCCGCAGGACGAATTCGGCTCCCAGGTGTTCCGCGAGGACCCGTTCGGTGTCGATGCCGTTCTGCCAGCTGACGACATACCGCCCCTCGGCGGCGAACCCCTCGAGGGAGGAGGCGATCAGCGGGAGAGCGGTGGCCTTGACCGCCACGATCACGACGTCGGGAGGATTCCCGATCAGTTCGTCGACGCGGGTGGTGGTCCTGGTCACCTTCGCCTGGAGGGTTTCGGTCCCCTCGATGAGGATGCCGGGGTCCAGGGCCGGTTTGAGGAGCGACGGCACCACGTCGCAGAGGGTGACATCGCACCCCCCCCTCGAGAGGAAGGCGGCGACGATCGCGCCGACCGGCCCGGCGCCGACGACCGCGAACCGCTTCGGCTGGTAGCTGCTCTTTCCCATCGGCTACTTGCTCTCGATCATCCCGAACGCCTCGGCATCGAGGATCCGGACCTTGTTCCCCCGCAGAACCTCGATCGCCTTGTCGTTGTCGTTGAACCGGAAGACCATCACCGCCTTCCCGGAGGAGGCGCCCGCCAGTGCGTACATGTATTCGACGTTCACCCTGATCTCCTTGAACGGGTAAAGGATCCGGGCCAGGGAACCGGGAGTGTCGTCGATCTCCACCGCGACGACGTCGTCGATGCGGGCCGGAAGCTGTTTCTCCATGATCACCCGCCGGGCCTTGCCGACGTCGGACACGAGGATCCGCAGGACGCCGAAGTCGGAGCTGTCGCTGATGCAGAGGGACCGCAGGTTGATCCCCGCCTCACCCAGCGCGTGGGTCGCCTCGTACAGGCGCCCAGGGGCGTTCTCCAGGAA carries:
- a CDS encoding 2-dehydropantoate 2-reductase, whose translation is MGKSSYQPKRFAVVGAGPVGAIVAAFLSRGGCDVTLCDVVPSLLKPALDPGILIEGTETLQAKVTRTTTRVDELIGNPPDVVIVAVKATALPLIASSLEGFAAEGRYVVSWQNGIDTERVLAEHLGAEFVLRAVVNLGCVPVGPAHVRIAFHHRPHLIQELDPRSMAAAAGISEVFTACGLDTRRTDQIQHMVWRKAVLNACMNPICAVTGKTMAEVINDPILFHLVDALIKEGVSVARANEFRLGSDYYPYCIDYIRNAGHHKPSMLQDIEAGRRTEVDYINGKVVEYGAQAGVPTPYNTMIRGLVKALEPK